Genomic DNA from Candidatus Koribacter versatilis Ellin345:
GTACTGGTGCGTATCGACGCGCACGCCCGTGCCGCCCGGCGTATGGAACGCCGTAATCTTTCCGGCAGATGGCGTGAACTTCTCCGGATGCTCCGCGTTGATGCGGCACTCGATGGCGTGCCCGCGGAAGACGATCGGCCCCATCAGAACGTCCTGGAGCTTCGCGCCCGCGGCGATCATGATCTGCCCTTTCACCAGGTCCACGTCCGTTGTCATCTCGGTGACCGGGTGTTCGACCTGGATGCGGGTGTTCATCTCGATGAAGTACAGCTTTCGGTCTTCATCCATCAGGAACTCGATGGTTCCCGCGTTGATGTAACCGATCTTCGACAGCGTCTTCTCGAGGATGCCGCCGATTTCCGCGCGCAACTCCGGTGTGACCTGCGTGCTTGGCGCTTCCTCCAACAGCTTTTGGTGACGCCGCTGGATGGAACACTCGCGCTCGCCGAGCGAAACCACATTGCCGTACGAATCGGCGAGTATCTGGAACTCGATGTGGCGCGGGCGCTCGACAAACTTTTCCATGTAGAGATCGCCATTGCCGAACGCCGACGCTGCTTCTGAACTTGCGGCAGCAAAATGGACAGGAAGTTCTTCTTCGCTGCGGATAACGCGCATGCCGCGTCCACCGCCTCCCGCTTTTGCCTTCACAATCACCGGGAAGCCGATCTTCTTCGCCCACTCCATCGCCTCGGCTTCGGTCGCCACCACACCATCGGAGCCGGGCAGGATCGGCACCCCATGCTCCTTCATCGCAGCGCGAGCTTTTTCCTTTTCGCCCATCAGGCGAATGGTCTCTGGCTTCGGGCCGATGAACTCGATGCCGCAGGCCTGGCACACTTCCGCGAAGTTCGCGTTTTCGCTGAGCAGGCCGTAGCCGGGATGGATCGCATCCACGTTCGCGATTTCAGCGGCGCTGATCACGGCAGGGATATTCAGGTAGCTGTCCGCCAGGCGCGGCGGACCGATGCAGATGGCTTCGTCGGCAAAGCGCACGTGCAAGGAATTCCGGTCGGCCTCGCTGTAGATGGCGACCGTCTTGATGCCGAGTTCCTTGCAGGCGCAAATCACCCGCAGCGCGATTTCGCCGCGGTTAGCAATTAATATCTTTCGAAACATTGGAACCGTATCTTTTCCGCTCACGGGCTACTTACGGATGGCGAACAGCGGCATCCCGTATTCCACCGGCGCGCCATTCGACACCAGCATCTTCACAATCTCGCCGCTGGCATCGGCTTCAATTTCGTTCATCAGCTTCATTGCTTCCACGATGCAAAGCACCTGGCCTTCTTTCACGCGATCACCAACCTTGATGAACGGCGGCGATCCCGGCGAAGGCGATTCGTAATACGTGCCCACGATCGGCGACTTCACATAGTGAAGGTCGGCATCGTCCGCCGGAGGCGCTGCCGGTGCTGCCACCGGAGCCGGTGCCTTCGAGGCCGATGAAGCGCTGGGCGCTGGGGCCGCGACCGGGGCCGAAGTAATGATCGGCGCAGCTTGCATTACCGGGGCCGCGACAACATGAGTTTCCGCGCCGCGTTTTACGCGCAGCTTCACATCCCCGCGTTCCAACTCAAACTCGGTGATGTCCTTTTCAATTAGAAATTCGATGAGTTCTTTGATTTCTTTCTGGTTCATTCTCTCGTCCGCAGTGTTCGCAAGTACGTTCTTGCCGTGCGTACGGCGCGGATGCGCCGTTTTACTTCTATAACTCGAGCAGTTCCTTGGTGGCGGGCGTCAGGACCTGGTGCCCTCGCTCGGTCACCACAACCATGTCTTCAATCCGCACACCGCCCTCACCGGGCAGATAAACGCCGGGCTCGATCGTAATCACCATGCCCGGCTCGAGAACTTCTTTTTGATCCCGCGCAATGCGCGGCTGTTCGTGGATCTCTAACCCCACCCCGTGGCCCGTCGAGTGAATGAAGTAGCGGTCTAACTTCGCTCGCTTCAATACCGACCGCGCAGCAAAATCCACATCGCCAGCGGTCGCTCCGGGCTTAACGGCTGCCGTTGCCGCTAGTTGAGCGTCCAGGACTGCCTGGAAAATTTCGCGGGAACGGCGCGGAACTGACCCGACGTGTACGGTGCGGGTCATGTCCGAACAGTAACCGTGGAGTATAACACCCAGGTCTAGGATCACGAATCCGCGCTTTGGAATCAACGCGTTAGACGCCCGTCCGTGGGGCAAAGCGCTGCGTACGCCGGCCGCCACAATGGTCTCGAATGACATGGCCTCGGCGCCCCAGCGCCGGGCGGCGTACTCAATCTCCGCCGTGACTTCGGACTCCTTCACGCCCGGGCGAATCGTCTCGATCGCCGGAGTCAGCAGGTCGGCGCCCATGATCACGGCTTCCTTGATCAGCGCCAGCTCGTGCTCGTCTTTGACCATCCGAATGCGGTCCACGACCGACGCAGTCGGCGTCAGCTTTACCGATTTCGGGAGCGCCTTCTTGATGGCCTGCTCTCTGGTCACGGTGGTGCGATCGGCTTCGAAACCTAGCCGCGTGATCTTGCTCGCGGCGATTAGCTTTGCTGCCTCGGCGATCAGGCTCCCTTTCGGCACCACGACCCTCGTGCCCGTCACCTCCTGCTCCGCCTGCTCGGTGTAGCGCCCGTCGGTGAAGAACGTGCGCTTGCCGCGGATCGACAGCAGCAGTCCATTGCTGCCGGTGAATCCGCAAAGATAGCGGATGTTCGGCAGATGCGTGATCAGGATGGAGTCGAGTTTGAGTCCGCAGAGTGCGTGGTCGAGTTTCTGCACGCGCGGCGCATAGTCGGGTTCAGAAGAGCGAGGGCGCTTTCGCATCACCTCTCATTATTCTGTACCGATAACCGAATCAGCAAATCGGCGGCAAAGAAAAAGCCCTGCGGTTTTGCCGCAGGGTGGAGAACACAACGAAGCCTGGGAGAGAAAACTAGTTCGGGTTTCCGTTACGGGCCTTCAAACTTGGTGCGCCATTCGCGTTGTTGTCCACCGGTGTGGTGGTCTGCGCCTGGGTCGAGGCCAACTCGGAGCGGCGATACTTCGGCGCGCTCACATAGCCGTGGATGTGGTCCTTGCTGATGCTGTTGATCACGATCTCGACTGGCGCCTCGCTGTCGGCGGCGTAGAAGATCGTCGGCTGCAGCAGGTTCACGTGCTTCTGCGTCAGCGAGCGGTCATCCACAAGCAACTCGAGGTCGGCGTACTGGTGCTTCACGTTGGCCTTGCGCAGGCGCACGCCCAGCGGTCCCTGGTGATGGAAGCTCTTGTCCTTGGTCAGATCAAATTCGAAGTAGTTGCGCTCGCCCTTCTTCTGCAGCACCACGAGCTCATCGTGAGTGTGTGCGATCGAGCCACTTAGCTCTGTCTTCGCGCTATCGAGATTCTGGTTGGTCGAGTTGAGCGCTGCCTGCTGTGCGTCCAACTGATCCTGCATCTTCTTAAAGCGCGGATCGTCGCGGCGCATGGTCTTCCCTGCCGACGTCTTGACGCCGGTCTTCCGTGCAGCGCGCGCTTGCTCTTGCTCTTCGGCGATCTGCTGCTGCTTAGCGGCTTCGGCCTGGCGCTCGGTCTCAATGTCATTGAGCTTCGCCGTCAGTTGCGACACTTGCGCATTGGTCGTCTGCAGCGACTGGTTCACCTGGGCGCTGTTCTGTTCGGCCTGCTTGGCCGCGCTGTGTTCGTGAGCGGCATAACCGCCAAATCCGATCAGTCCGACGCCGAGCGCAGCGGCGATGGCTTTCATGTGCCAGGTCTGGGTGGTTGCGGGCGCTGTGTAGTCTTCCATGGTGCCTCCGAAGGGGTGAGCACCTCAAACAAGTGCAACTCCCATGCCAATAAGCCGGAGTTCACAACCTACAGATGAGTAAGGCGTTGTTCTGGAAGGGGCGGAATGTCCGAGACACGGGCGCTATGCAAGACTTACCTAGCGACGGAAGAGAGTACCTGCTGTTGCGGCCAAAACGTGAAGGCGCTCGCAAGTGCGAACGCCTTGATGGATGCGGGGTCTTGGTTACCTAAGTTGGTGTACTAGCTCGTCAATCTTCGAGCGATAGGTGCGTCCCAGTGGCAGTTCGCGTCCGTTGCGCAGGATGACCACGAACTCGCCGCCGCCACATGGCTGGATCTCCTGCACCATGCTCAAATTCACGATCACCGAGCGATGAATGCGCATGAACTTCCCATTCGGCAGCGCTTCTTCCAGCGAGCTGATCTTCTCGCGGACAGTGAACACCCTTTGCTGCGAGTACAGCTTGATGTAGTTCGCCGCCGCTTCGATCCACTCGACTTCAGATGCGCGCAGGAAGACAACCTTGCCGCCACTGCGCACCACCAGACGATCGCTATCGGTATTCACGTGCCGCAACAGCGACAGCAGCTTGTTGTTCTCTTCCGGCGCATTCCCGTTCACCGGCGCGGCGGCTTGCTGGAATTGTGCCTTGGCCCGTAAAACCGCATCCATAAAACGCTCCTGCTTAAAAGGCTTGAGGAGATAGTCGACCGCGTGGGCGTCGAAGGCCTTCACCGCGTACTGGTCGAAAGCTGTAACAAAAATGATTTGTGGGAGGTGAGTGGTCGCAACCGCCTCGAGCACACCGAAGCCGTCGAGCTTTGGCATCTGCACGTCGAGAAAGACGAGGTCAGGCTTGAGTTCGCAGATCTTGTCCGCTGCGTCTTTGCCATTCCCGCACTCGCCGAGAATGTCGAACGACGGGTCAGGCTGAAGTAGAGACAGTATTCGTCGTCTTGCCAGAGGTTCGTCGTCCACGATCAAGGTTCGGATCTTCATCGACCATGCTCCCTGCATTCGGCAAAATGAACTGGAACGGCAACCTCACCGTTACAGTCGTTCCTTGGCCTGGGGCGCTGACCAATTCAACTTTCTGGTCTTCGCCGTATAACTGCTTCAATCTCGACCGGCTATTGCTTACACCGATCCCTTCCATTTCGCCCGGCGTAAAGCCGACACCGTCGTCAAACACTGTAAGCATCAGGTGTCCGCCAAGCTGGCGCGCGGAAACCGTTACGTGGCCCGGCGAGCAGCTCGGGGCAATCCCGTGGAGAATCGCGTTCTCCACGAAAGGCTGCAGCAAGAGCGTCGGCACCGCGGCGTTGTACAAGGTTTCCGCGACGTCGATGGTATAGCTCAGCTGGTCCTCAAACCGCCTCTTCTGGATACGTAAATAGGTCTCCAAAAGGTCCAATTCTTGCCGCAAAGATATTTCCTGCTCATTGGTGTCCCGCAGATAAGCGCGCAGCATATAGCTGAGGTCGGCGATCATGTCGTCGGCGCCCTGCACGTCCTCGTGCATCAGGCTGGCGATAGAGTTCAGGGTATTGAACAGGAAGTGCGGATGTAATTGGTTTCGCAGGGCTTCCAGCTCGGCGCGGGTGAGCTGGGCTTCCAGCTGGGCAGCGCGCTTATCGCGTTCGGTGAAGCGGGCGTAGTACTCGTAGGCCGCCGAGAGCGCGATTAGCGGCACGTACATCCAGAGGCTGTCGTAGAAGGTATGCAGAAAGCGGAACCAGACGGTGGAACCCTGGAACTGCTTGGGCAACATGATCGGGACTTTGAGCAACTCGTCCAGACCGACCGCTGCCCAGGAAAATGCCATGTAACAGGCGAAGTGGACGACGACAGTTTGCGGCCAGTTCTTCGAGGTGAATGGGAAGCGGTGTGCAACGTACAGCACAGGCGGCGTGAGCGCCGCGTAAACCCAATACTCCAGGACGATTTCGGCGGCGGTCTTCCAGAACTCGGCAGTCATGCCGAGCTTGGAGCGGACGAGGTATACATTCACGATTGCGACGAGTGCAAACGCCGTCCATGCGCCGAAAATGAGCCCTAATCTAAGGAGTATGCGCTTCACGGAATTTGCCACATCATATGCCCAAATCCACCGGCAGGCGACTGCAAACCACCACCGTTGTTCATGTTAAAGACAGTTGAACGAGACGACCGGAACGCGGGACGAACCGCGATTAGCGCGGGATGAACAGCTGCAATCGTGACGATCGAGGGTTGCTGCTAAAGCACTGCAGTTTCGTGGATCATGCGGTCTTCGGCAAAGCGCGATAGCGAGAGCAACTCTGCATCGATCAACTCGGTTCTGCCATTCAGCAGCAGGTCGGAGAGAATCTTGCCGGTCGCGGGTGCATGCATCACGCCGTGACCACTGAACCCGTTGGCAAGGTAGAAGCCGGGAACTCCGGGCGCTTCCCCGAGGATCGGATGATGGTCCGGCGTCATCTCGTACAAACCGGCCCACCCGCGCTTGGGATTGATGGCGAGGTTCTCAAAACACGGGACGCGATCGGCCGCCAGCGTAAGTACCTTCTCGACGAACGTTGGATCGAAGTTGGTATCGAAGCTGCGCGTCTCCTGGGGGTCGGCCCATGCAAGCAGAAACCCGAGGCTCTCCGGCCTGAAGTGGAAGCCGTTGCTCATATCGATGGTCATCGGCGCACGATGCGGATAGTCAGCGAACGGTTCGGTCGGCAGCAGCATGCGGCGCAGGGGCTCGACGGGCAAATCAAGGTTGCAGAGTTTCGCAACCGATGCGGCCCAAGCTCCGGCGGCGTTCACAGCTTTGCGGGTTGCAATTGATCCACGCGTGGTTTCAATTTCGCAAACACCGTTCGCGTCGCGATGGATCGCGATGACCTCCGCGTGTTTCCACACCCGCACTCCACGATCGCAGGCACTCGCGCTGAATCCGCACATCGCGCTGTATGGATCGACGAAGCCGTCGGTCGAACAGAACGCGCCGCCGAGAACATCGTCGGTGCGAAGTAGCGGATACTCTGATGCGATCTCATCGCCAGAAACCATGCGCGCCGTTTTCAATCCCAACGCGATCTGTTTCTCCTGGTTCGCCTTCAGGTAATCCAGGTGCGCGGGCTTCGTCGCCAGAAACAAATATCCTTGGGGACGATAACCCGCAGGATTGCCGAGGCGCTCGTCGAACTCGGCGTAAAACGGAATCGAATAGAGCGACATGCGGATGTTGACGTCGGTGGAAAACTGGGCGCGTACCCCGCCCATACTTTTCCCGGTAGAGCCTTTGCCCTGCTGCGTCTCGCGCTCAAGAACTACCACGTCGGTCACACCGGCTTCGGTTAAGTGCCAGGCGATGCTGGAGCCGACGATGCCTCCGCCAATGATGACGATTTCCGCGGTTTCCATGTCGGTTTCACATGGTAGCCGAGAGGTTGTGCCACGAACGATAGAAATTCGTAAACGAACTTTCAAAGTGGCCGCCCAAGACAGGAGAGCTGAAACCACATTCTGATGCATCGTATCGAGTGGACCTGATTCATTGATATGCGCTCACTTCCTACCCTCACCAAAGCCAAGTGGCTTCTGCTGTGTTGCGCCGTAATTCTGCTCGTGACCGCAGGAACGGCATTGTATGTGGCCCCACGATGGCCCTATCGCAAAGCAGAACTCATCAGACGACTCGAAGATGCGACCGGCTCTCGAGTCGAGATTGGCCGGTTCCATCAGACGTTCTTCCCGCATCCCGGTTGCGTGGCGGAGAACCTGACGCTCACAAACTCCGATCCTGCTCACCCGAAAATTACAGTGCAGAAAGTGACGGTCAGCGGCCTCTATTCCGGTTTGATCGGGAGCGAGAAGCATATTCGGATGCTGAGCCTCGAAGGCATGCGCATCGCTTTCCCTCCCCAGAATCCAGAATCATCGGGAGGCCAAAACGACGTGCGGCCGCAGAGGGTTGGGGTGCCAAGTGGCATCAAATTTGACCAGGTCGAAGCGCGCAATTCGCAGATTGTTTTCGCTCGTAAGAACCCAGAGAAAGAACCGCGAACGTTTGCTATTTACGACGTAATCCTGAAATCATTCGCGCCCGGTGAGGCAATCCACTTCAACGCGGTGTTGCGGATTCCAGTGCCTCCTGCCGAAGTGAACGTCGATGGAGTGTTCGGGCCTCTCACCGGCGATGCGATCGGCAAGGCACAATTGAAAGGTCGCTTTACGATGAAGAACGCGGACTTATCCAAGTTCCACGCGTTGATGGGAACGCTTTCCGCTCAAGGTCAATTTGAAGGCCAGTTAGAGGGCCTGACCGTCAATGCGACTACGAATGTTCCGGACTTCGGCACGAAGGCAACCCATCACACCATCCCCCTGAATACTGACTTCACGGCGGTGGTTGATGGAACCAATGGCGACGTCCAGTTTCAGCCGGTGCATGCGCTTCTCGGGGAAACGAAATTGATCGCGACGGGCAAACTCGAGGAAGTACCGGATGCGAACGGGAAACGCCTGACCCTCCATATCGCTTCACAGGAGGCGCGCATCCAGGATCTGATGGTTCTGTTCACACATTCGAAGCCGCCATTACAAGGGGCGACGCGCTTCGACATGAGCGTGCAATTACCTCCAGATAAGAAGCCCTTTGAAGAACGACTCCAGGCCACGGCGCATTTCGGCATCCGTGGCTCGAAATTCAGCAAACAACAAACGGAACAAAAAGTGAGCGATCTCAGTCAACGAGCCCAGGGAAATACAAAAGACGACGATCCCCCTCCCGTAATGACGGACCTTTCAGGGGATGTGAACCTCGCCGGCGGAACCGCGAACTTCTCCCGCCTCGACATCAGTATCCCCGGGGCGAGCGCTGCCCTGCATGGCACATACAAACTGGAGACCCACGCCGTGGACCTGCACGGAATGCTTCACACCGACGCGAACCTTTCGGACGCAACGACGGGTTTCAAGGCGTTCCTCATGAAGGTCGTAGAACTGGCGAAGAAGAAGAACAAGAATGGCGCAACAGTCCCGGTGAAGATTACCGGATCGTATGAGAGACCTGATTTCGGATTAGACGCCCCTGCGGAAAAATGAGCTATGGGCCGTCCGTTGCGGAGATCAGCACAACCGTGGAATGCGCGGCCGCGTGGTAACGCGGGCCCTGTATGGCGGGAGCGGTTCGCCAGTTCACGATGTCATCAGGAGAGTCGAGGCTGGTATCAATCCACCGTCGCCAGCGCGAACCGTTGAGGCGTGGTGGAAGTTCGAAATCGAGCCCTTCGGTGTAGCCGTTTAGAATAAAGTGGAAGACGATGCCTTCCTCTGCCACCTCAATGCACAGCGCGATCGAGTGCGAATGGTCCGCCCAGTCCGGTTGGTCGAGTTCCACACCATGCCAGGTTTTGCGTGCCGACTCGAGAAATTCCGTCAGTGATCTACGTTCCTGCTCCGGCGCAACGTCGCGCAGAAGACGCCTCAGGGCAATCATTTTCACAAAGCGGTGAATATCGGCATGCTCGTCCAGCAAGCTCCAGTCGAACCAACTGAGCTCGTTGTCCTGGCAATAGGCGTTGTTGTTGCCGCGCTGCGTGTGGCGCACTTCGTCACCCATGGTGAGCATGGGCATGCCGAGCGAGAGCAGTGTTGTCGCGAGAAAATTCTTTACCTGTTTATTGCGCAACCGGTTGATCGCAGGATCATTCGTCGGGCCTTCCACGCCGCAGTTCCAGCTCCGGTTGTCGTCGTGACCATCGCGATTCTGCTCGCGATTCGCTTCATTGTGCTTCACCTCGTACGAAACCAGATCGTTGAGGGTGAAGCCATCGTGACAGGTGACAAAGTTCACGCTCTGCTCGGCCTCTCTTCCCTTGTGCCCGTAGATATCCGGGCTGCCAAGTAAGCGCGACGCCAGCTTGCAAACAGTGCCATCCTCGCCGCGAAAGAAGTCGCGCACATCGTCGCGGAAGCGGCCGTTCCATTCCTTCCAAGAGTCGCCGACAAAGGTGCCGACCTGGTAGAGGCCGGCGGCGTCCCAGGCTTCGGCCATAAACTTCGTTCCAGCCAGGCGCGGCTCGGATTCGATGTCCCACAGCGCCGGCGGATTCGCCATCGTGTTGCCGCTGGAATCGCGCGCGAGGATCGACGCGAGGTCGAAGCGGAAACCATCCACGTGCATCTCTTCCACCCAGTAACAAAGGCTGTCCACAATCATGCGGCGGACGACGGGATGGTTGGCTTTGAATGTGTTGCCGGTACCGCTGTAGTTGGCGTAGCGGCAACGATCACTCTCGAGAATGTAGTAGGTGAGGTTATCAATGCCCTTGAAGCTGAAGGTTGGACCGGTTTCACTTCCTTCAGCGGTATGGTTGTAAACCACGTCGAGGATGACTTCGATTCCCGCGCGATGCAGCGCTTTCACCATGTCGCGGAATTCGTTGATCGCCGCGAGATAGGCGTGCCCTGAGCTGTACGCCTTGTGCGGCGAGAAGAAAGAAACGGGCGCATAGCCCCAGTAATTCACCAGCCCCGGAGGACAGTCGAGCGGATCGAATTCGAAAACCGGCAGCAACTCAACCGCGGTGATCCCGAGATCTTTCAGGTAAGGAATTTTTTCGATGACACCAGCAAATGTGCCGCGCTTCTCTTCAGCAACGCCGGAGTTGGGATTCCGGGTGAAGCCGCGGACATGCATCTCGTAAACAATGGTTCGGCTGGCGGGACATCGTAACGGTTCATCGCCCTCCCAGTCGTAATCGTGCACGTCCACGACGGCATTCTTCATCGCCGTGGCGCAGTTGTCGCCCGGAGTAATGGCGGCATCCCGGCTATATGTCTTCGGCGTGACGACACAACGACCATAAGGATCGAGCAGCAGCTTCTCGGGATTGAAGCGGTGCCCTTTGTCCGGCGCGAATGGCCCGTACACGCGATAGCCGTATAGCTGGCCGGGCGAGACGTCCGGTATGCAGAGGTGCCAGTAGTAATAGGTTCGATTTCGCACGGGATCCAGCCGGAACACACGAGTAGGCTGGGCGTCTTCTGCGTGGTCAAAGAAAAGCAGCTCGACACCGGTAGCATGCCGCGAAAATAGGCTGAAGTTAACGCCCTCAGGGCAAATGGTCGCGCCGAGCGGGTGGGTTAGGCCGGGCACAGGCTGGGCGGGAGTTCGCGGCGGTCGGGCCATGGAATGTACGAAGGATGGTAACGGCTGGGTGGGCTTCTTAGGAAG
This window encodes:
- the accC gene encoding acetyl-CoA carboxylase biotin carboxylase subunit; the protein is MFRKILIANRGEIALRVICACKELGIKTVAIYSEADRNSLHVRFADEAICIGPPRLADSYLNIPAVISAAEIANVDAIHPGYGLLSENANFAEVCQACGIEFIGPKPETIRLMGEKEKARAAMKEHGVPILPGSDGVVATEAEAMEWAKKIGFPVIVKAKAGGGGRGMRVIRSEEELPVHFAAASSEAASAFGNGDLYMEKFVERPRHIEFQILADSYGNVVSLGERECSIQRRHQKLLEEAPSTQVTPELRAEIGGILEKTLSKIGYINAGTIEFLMDEDRKLYFIEMNTRIQVEHPVTEMTTDVDLVKGQIMIAAGAKLQDVLMGPIVFRGHAIECRINAEHPEKFTPSAGKITAFHTPGGTGVRVDTHQYAEGVIPPYYDSLIAKLVVRGKDRDEAISRMARALEMFIVEGIHTSIPLHRKIMADPDFRAGNFDTKFMERFMTQTHKK
- the accB gene encoding acetyl-CoA carboxylase biotin carboxyl carrier protein yields the protein MNQKEIKELIEFLIEKDITEFELERGDVKLRVKRGAETHVVAAPVMQAAPIITSAPVAAPAPSASSASKAPAPVAAPAAPPADDADLHYVKSPIVGTYYESPSPGSPPFIKVGDRVKEGQVLCIVEAMKLMNEIEADASGEIVKMLVSNGAPVEYGMPLFAIRK
- a CDS encoding M24 family metallopeptidase; the encoded protein is MRKRPRSSEPDYAPRVQKLDHALCGLKLDSILITHLPNIRYLCGFTGSNGLLLSIRGKRTFFTDGRYTEQAEQEVTGTRVVVPKGSLIAEAAKLIAASKITRLGFEADRTTVTREQAIKKALPKSVKLTPTASVVDRIRMVKDEHELALIKEAVIMGADLLTPAIETIRPGVKESEVTAEIEYAARRWGAEAMSFETIVAAGVRSALPHGRASNALIPKRGFVILDLGVILHGYCSDMTRTVHVGSVPRRSREIFQAVLDAQLAATAAVKPGATAGDVDFAARSVLKRAKLDRYFIHSTGHGVGLEIHEQPRIARDQKEVLEPGMVITIEPGVYLPGEGGVRIEDMVVVTERGHQVLTPATKELLEL
- a CDS encoding LytR/AlgR family response regulator transcription factor — translated: MKIRTLIVDDEPLARRRILSLLQPDPSFDILGECGNGKDAADKICELKPDLVFLDVQMPKLDGFGVLEAVATTHLPQIIFVTAFDQYAVKAFDAHAVDYLLKPFKQERFMDAVLRAKAQFQQAAAPVNGNAPEENNKLLSLLRHVNTDSDRLVVRSGGKVVFLRASEVEWIEAAANYIKLYSQQRVFTVREKISSLEEALPNGKFMRIHRSVIVNLSMVQEIQPCGGGEFVVILRNGRELPLGRTYRSKIDELVHQLR
- a CDS encoding sensor histidine kinase, which gives rise to MKRILLRLGLIFGAWTAFALVAIVNVYLVRSKLGMTAEFWKTAAEIVLEYWVYAALTPPVLYVAHRFPFTSKNWPQTVVVHFACYMAFSWAAVGLDELLKVPIMLPKQFQGSTVWFRFLHTFYDSLWMYVPLIALSAAYEYYARFTERDKRAAQLEAQLTRAELEALRNQLHPHFLFNTLNSIASLMHEDVQGADDMIADLSYMLRAYLRDTNEQEISLRQELDLLETYLRIQKRRFEDQLSYTIDVAETLYNAAVPTLLLQPFVENAILHGIAPSCSPGHVTVSARQLGGHLMLTVFDDGVGFTPGEMEGIGVSNSRSRLKQLYGEDQKVELVSAPGQGTTVTVRLPFQFILPNAGSMVDEDPNLDRGRRTSGKTTNTVSTSA
- a CDS encoding NAD(P)/FAD-dependent oxidoreductase; amino-acid sequence: METAEIVIIGGGIVGSSIAWHLTEAGVTDVVVLERETQQGKGSTGKSMGGVRAQFSTDVNIRMSLYSIPFYAEFDERLGNPAGYRPQGYLFLATKPAHLDYLKANQEKQIALGLKTARMVSGDEIASEYPLLRTDDVLGGAFCSTDGFVDPYSAMCGFSASACDRGVRVWKHAEVIAIHRDANGVCEIETTRGSIATRKAVNAAGAWAASVAKLCNLDLPVEPLRRMLLPTEPFADYPHRAPMTIDMSNGFHFRPESLGFLLAWADPQETRSFDTNFDPTFVEKVLTLAADRVPCFENLAINPKRGWAGLYEMTPDHHPILGEAPGVPGFYLANGFSGHGVMHAPATGKILSDLLLNGRTELIDAELLSLSRFAEDRMIHETAVL
- a CDS encoding AsmA family protein, coding for MRSLPTLTKAKWLLLCCAVILLVTAGTALYVAPRWPYRKAELIRRLEDATGSRVEIGRFHQTFFPHPGCVAENLTLTNSDPAHPKITVQKVTVSGLYSGLIGSEKHIRMLSLEGMRIAFPPQNPESSGGQNDVRPQRVGVPSGIKFDQVEARNSQIVFARKNPEKEPRTFAIYDVILKSFAPGEAIHFNAVLRIPVPPAEVNVDGVFGPLTGDAIGKAQLKGRFTMKNADLSKFHALMGTLSAQGQFEGQLEGLTVNATTNVPDFGTKATHHTIPLNTDFTAVVDGTNGDVQFQPVHALLGETKLIATGKLEEVPDANGKRLTLHIASQEARIQDLMVLFTHSKPPLQGATRFDMSVQLPPDKKPFEERLQATAHFGIRGSKFSKQQTEQKVSDLSQRAQGNTKDDDPPPVMTDLSGDVNLAGGTANFSRLDISIPGASAALHGTYKLETHAVDLHGMLHTDANLSDATTGFKAFLMKVVELAKKKNKNGATVPVKITGSYERPDFGLDAPAEK
- the glgX gene encoding glycogen debranching protein GlgX, which produces MARPPRTPAQPVPGLTHPLGATICPEGVNFSLFSRHATGVELLFFDHAEDAQPTRVFRLDPVRNRTYYYWHLCIPDVSPGQLYGYRVYGPFAPDKGHRFNPEKLLLDPYGRCVVTPKTYSRDAAITPGDNCATAMKNAVVDVHDYDWEGDEPLRCPASRTIVYEMHVRGFTRNPNSGVAEEKRGTFAGVIEKIPYLKDLGITAVELLPVFEFDPLDCPPGLVNYWGYAPVSFFSPHKAYSSGHAYLAAINEFRDMVKALHRAGIEVILDVVYNHTAEGSETGPTFSFKGIDNLTYYILESDRCRYANYSGTGNTFKANHPVVRRMIVDSLCYWVEEMHVDGFRFDLASILARDSSGNTMANPPALWDIESEPRLAGTKFMAEAWDAAGLYQVGTFVGDSWKEWNGRFRDDVRDFFRGEDGTVCKLASRLLGSPDIYGHKGREAEQSVNFVTCHDGFTLNDLVSYEVKHNEANREQNRDGHDDNRSWNCGVEGPTNDPAINRLRNKQVKNFLATTLLSLGMPMLTMGDEVRHTQRGNNNAYCQDNELSWFDWSLLDEHADIHRFVKMIALRRLLRDVAPEQERRSLTEFLESARKTWHGVELDQPDWADHSHSIALCIEVAEEGIVFHFILNGYTEGLDFELPPRLNGSRWRRWIDTSLDSPDDIVNWRTAPAIQGPRYHAAAHSTVVLISATDGP